The following proteins are co-located in the Manihot esculenta cultivar AM560-2 chromosome 7, M.esculenta_v8, whole genome shotgun sequence genome:
- the LOC122723988 gene encoding secreted RxLR effector protein 161-like, protein MGLANCKSCHVSMEARLKTEQIDDSPSVDATLCRSVIGNLRYLILRYVKGTTNHRCHYTRRKDLGLKLTGYSDSDFTGDVDDRKSTTSVIYFLRGNPITWVSQKQKVVALSSCEAKYVAETAGACQEVWLARLLGEMQKVK, encoded by the exons ATGGGTTTAGCCAATTGCAAATCTTGCCACGTCTCAATGGAAGCTCGACTAAAAACTGAGCAAATTGATGATAGTCCATCGGTTGATGCAACTCTGTGTAGGAGTGTAATAGGCAACCTGAGATATTTG ATTCTGAGATATGTGAAGGGCACAACCAATCATCGATGCCACTATACACGTAGGAAGGATTTGGGTTTGAAATTGACAGGATACAGTGATAGTGATTTTACAGGTGATGTTGATGATAGGAAGAGCACCACAAGTGTGATTTATTTTCTTAGGGGTAATCCAATTACATGGGTATCACAAAAACAAAAAGTGGTGGCTTTATCGTCTTGTGAAGCTAAGTATGTGGCCGAGACTGCTGGTGCGTGTCAAGAAGTATGGCTAGCAAGATTGTTGGGTGAAATGCAAAAGGTGAAGTAG